The uncultured Bacteroides sp. genome has a segment encoding these proteins:
- a CDS encoding helix-turn-helix transcriptional regulator, which produces MLKIQAICKEKGLTFQEVSKRLGISYQSLYTSINGNPTLNMLSRIAKVLDVRVVDLFEEEVGGDDYKIYIEHNGEKRLISKDDIRSLFNRNGK; this is translated from the coding sequence ATGCTCAAAATTCAGGCTATTTGTAAGGAAAAAGGATTAACCTTTCAAGAGGTGTCCAAACGTTTAGGAATATCATATCAATCACTCTATACGTCAATAAATGGGAATCCAACACTTAATATGTTAAGTCGAATTGCTAAAGTCTTAGATGTTAGAGTTGTTGATTTGTTTGAAGAAGAAGTTGGGGGTGATGACTATAAAATATATATCGAACATAATGGCGAAAAAAGATTAATTTCAAAAGATGATATAAGGTCTCTTTTTAACAGAAATGGGAAGTAG
- a CDS encoding DUF6769 family protein, translated as MKKRRYTGWFLLLVSMLVLIVPVLPHHHHFEDEICLQGDADSPTKPHHQAEQDCDGYCITQLHFSIQHHDDVNVQPHFWQVITLFPASFIHSLLPPRLESFDRLYFFIEALHGAGVFHAINLRGPPTL; from the coding sequence ATGAAAAAGAGGAGATATACCGGTTGGTTTTTGTTGTTGGTCAGCATGTTGGTGCTGATTGTACCGGTATTGCCCCATCATCATCATTTTGAGGATGAGATTTGTTTGCAGGGTGATGCGGATTCTCCTACGAAGCCTCACCATCAGGCAGAACAAGATTGTGACGGCTATTGCATTACCCAACTTCACTTTTCGATTCAGCATCACGATGATGTGAATGTACAACCTCACTTCTGGCAGGTTATTACACTTTTTCCGGCTTCTTTTATACATTCATTGCTTCCTCCGAGGCTCGAATCATTTGACCGTCTTTATTTCTTTATTGAAGCTCTTCATGGAGCGGGCGTTTTCCATGCTATAAATCTTCGCGGCCCGCCCACACTTTAA
- a CDS encoding ABC-F family ATP-binding cassette domain-containing protein, which translates to MVSVEGLKVEFNAKALFDGVSYVINKKDRIGLVGKNGAGKSTMLKILAGLQVPTAGIVAAPKDVTIGYLPQVMILSDKHTVMEEAEQAFEHIFELQADIERMNQELADRTDYESESYHKLIDRFTHENERYLMMGGTNYQAEIERTLVGLGFSRDDFSRSTSEFSGGWRMRIELAKLLLRRPDVLLLDEPTNHLDIESIQWLENFLSTRCNAVVLVSHDRAFIDAVTTRTIEISCGKIYDYKVPYSRFVELRKERREQQLRAYENQQKQIQETEDFVERFRYKATKAVQVQSRIKQLEKIERLEVDDEDNSTLRLKFPPAARSGNYPIIAEDLKKAYGNHVVYHDVNLTINRGEKIAFVGKNGEGKSTLVKCIMGDIDYEGKLTIGHNVQIGYFAQNQAQMLDESLTVFDTIDYVATGDIRTKIRDILGAFMFGGEASDKKVKVLSGGERTRLAMIKLLLEPVNLLILDEPTNHLDMRTKDVLKDAIKDFDGTVIIVSHDREFLDGLVTKVYEFGGGVVREHLGGIYDFLQKKKMDSLNELQRKSELSVSPTAQNSESEAVSENKLSYEAQKELNKKLRKLEKQVADCEKKIEELEDKISAVEIKMATPEGASDMELYAKHQNLKQEMDNIVEEWELASIELDEAKSE; encoded by the coding sequence ATGGTTTCAGTAGAAGGATTAAAAGTAGAGTTTAATGCCAAAGCACTATTCGATGGTGTATCGTATGTGATAAACAAGAAAGATCGCATCGGTCTGGTTGGGAAAAATGGTGCAGGGAAATCTACCATGCTAAAGATATTGGCAGGATTACAGGTTCCCACGGCTGGCATAGTTGCCGCACCAAAAGATGTGACCATTGGTTATCTTCCACAGGTGATGATTTTAAGTGATAAGCATACCGTGATGGAGGAGGCCGAACAGGCGTTTGAACATATTTTTGAGCTTCAAGCGGACATTGAACGGATGAATCAGGAGTTGGCGGACAGAACTGATTACGAATCAGAAAGCTATCACAAACTGATTGACCGGTTTACACATGAAAATGAACGATACTTGATGATGGGTGGAACCAATTATCAGGCGGAGATTGAGCGTACTCTCGTGGGGCTGGGTTTCAGTAGAGATGACTTTTCTCGTTCTACTTCCGAGTTCAGTGGTGGATGGCGTATGCGTATCGAGTTGGCAAAGCTCTTGCTCAGACGACCGGATGTACTTCTTCTCGATGAGCCTACCAACCACCTTGATATTGAAAGTATCCAATGGCTGGAGAATTTTCTTTCTACTCGTTGCAACGCGGTGGTGTTGGTGTCTCACGACCGTGCATTTATTGATGCGGTAACTACCCGTACTATTGAAATTAGTTGTGGAAAAATATACGATTATAAGGTTCCTTATTCACGCTTTGTAGAACTTCGTAAAGAACGAAGAGAACAACAGTTGCGTGCTTATGAGAATCAGCAAAAACAGATTCAGGAAACGGAAGATTTTGTGGAACGTTTCCGCTATAAAGCAACGAAAGCTGTACAGGTGCAGAGTCGTATCAAACAGTTGGAAAAGATTGAACGTCTTGAAGTGGACGATGAAGATAATTCTACGTTGAGGCTTAAGTTTCCACCGGCTGCTCGTTCGGGAAATTACCCTATTATTGCAGAGGATTTGAAAAAGGCTTATGGCAATCATGTGGTTTATCATGATGTGAATCTCACTATTAACCGTGGTGAAAAGATTGCTTTTGTGGGAAAGAACGGTGAAGGAAAATCCACATTGGTGAAATGTATCATGGGCGATATTGATTATGAAGGCAAGCTGACTATTGGACATAATGTCCAGATTGGCTATTTTGCACAGAATCAGGCGCAAATGCTGGACGAGAGTCTCACTGTGTTCGACACTATTGATTATGTGGCAACAGGAGATATCCGCACAAAGATTCGTGATATACTGGGCGCTTTCATGTTTGGAGGTGAAGCTTCCGATAAGAAAGTCAAGGTACTTTCCGGTGGAGAACGTACTCGTTTGGCCATGATCAAGCTGTTGCTGGAACCGGTTAATCTTCTTATTCTGGATGAGCCTACCAATCACTTGGATATGCGCACAAAGGATGTGCTTAAAGATGCAATTAAGGATTTTGACGGAACCGTGATTATTGTTTCTCACGACCGTGAATTTTTGGACGGGCTGGTTACTAAGGTCTACGAGTTTGGTGGGGGAGTAGTTAGAGAGCACTTGGGTGGTATTTATGACTTCCTGCAGAAAAAGAAAATGGACAGTCTTAATGAACTGCAACGCAAGTCCGAATTATCAGTTTCTCCTACGGCTCAGAATAGTGAATCGGAAGCTGTATCTGAAAATAAACTTTCATACGAAGCACAGAAGGAGCTGAATAAAAAACTTCGCAAACTGGAAAAGCAGGTTGCTGATTGTGAGAAAAAAATAGAAGAGCTGGAAGATAAAATCTCCGCAGTTGAAATAAAAATGGCTACTCCAGAAGGGGCTTCGGATATGGAACTCTATGCAAAGCATCAAAACCTGAAGCAAGAGATGGACAACATCGTGGAAGAGTGGGAGCTTGCTTCTATAGAATTGGATGAAGCGAAAAGTGAATAA
- a CDS encoding M13 family metallopeptidase, which produces MKLKNYLPLIAFCLMSTGWNSEMSAQLAPGVNFDNLDKTALPGTSFYKYACGGWMKNNPLTGEYARFGSFDKLAENNRSQLKGLIEGLAKVKSQQGTVAQKIGDLYNIAMDSAKLNKEGAAPIKPYLKKIASLKSKSAIYPLLAEMRTMGFDPYFTVYVSSDDMNSSMNMVHTYQSGISMGEREYYLENDAKTKEIRDKYKLHVVKMFQLAGYDKASAQKAMTAVMAIETRLAKTARTKVELRDPHANYNKLTIADLKKQYPSFGWDIFFTDFGLKGLKEISVGQPASLKEAVNIINTVPLKDQIAYLQWKLIDASASYLSDVINAQNFDFYSKTMNGVKEMKPRWKRAVSVVDGSLGEAVGQMYTEKYFPAAAKERMVTLVKNLQVSLGQRIQNLAWMSNETKAKAQEKLSAFHVKIGYPDKWRDYSALQIKNDSYWANVERANRFETAYMINKANKPVDKDEWQMTPQTVNAYYNPTTNEICFPAGILQYPFFDMNADDAFNYGAIGVVIGHEMTHGFDDQGRQYDKDGNLKDWWTAEDAKNFETRAAVMANFFDNIEVAPGVHANGKFTLGENIADHGGLQISFQAFENATANAPLGSIDGFTPEQRFFLAYAGVWAGNIRPEAILSRTKSDPHSLGEWRVNGALPQIGAWYKAFNITDKDPMYLPVEKRVSIW; this is translated from the coding sequence ATGAAATTGAAGAATTATTTACCGCTAATTGCATTCTGTTTGATGAGTACAGGGTGGAATAGCGAAATGAGTGCTCAGCTAGCTCCTGGAGTTAACTTTGATAATCTTGATAAGACCGCTTTACCGGGAACCAGTTTTTATAAGTATGCTTGCGGTGGATGGATGAAAAATAATCCACTGACAGGTGAATATGCACGTTTTGGATCTTTTGATAAACTTGCCGAAAACAATCGTTCACAGTTAAAAGGACTGATTGAAGGACTTGCAAAAGTAAAAAGCCAGCAGGGAACAGTGGCTCAAAAGATTGGTGACCTGTATAACATTGCCATGGATAGTGCGAAGCTGAATAAAGAGGGAGCAGCTCCTATCAAACCTTATCTGAAGAAAATTGCTTCTTTAAAGAGTAAATCGGCTATCTATCCTTTATTGGCGGAAATGCGTACAATGGGGTTTGATCCATATTTTACGGTTTATGTGAGCAGCGACGATATGAACAGTTCTATGAATATGGTTCATACATATCAAAGCGGCATTAGCATGGGTGAACGTGAGTATTACCTGGAAAATGATGCTAAAACCAAGGAAATTCGTGATAAATACAAATTACATGTTGTAAAGATGTTCCAGTTAGCTGGTTATGACAAAGCTTCTGCTCAAAAAGCAATGACTGCTGTTATGGCTATTGAAACCCGATTGGCAAAAACTGCTCGTACAAAGGTTGAACTAAGAGATCCTCATGCAAACTATAACAAGTTAACAATTGCCGATCTGAAAAAACAATACCCTTCTTTTGGTTGGGATATTTTCTTCACTGATTTTGGATTGAAAGGTCTTAAAGAAATCAGTGTTGGTCAGCCTGCTTCTTTAAAGGAAGCGGTGAATATCATCAACACTGTTCCGTTGAAAGATCAGATAGCTTACTTGCAATGGAAATTGATTGATGCTTCTGCTTCTTATTTAAGTGATGTTATCAATGCTCAGAACTTTGATTTCTACAGTAAGACAATGAATGGTGTGAAAGAGATGAAACCTCGTTGGAAACGTGCTGTGTCAGTAGTGGACGGTTCTTTGGGTGAAGCAGTTGGTCAGATGTATACTGAAAAATATTTCCCTGCAGCAGCAAAGGAAAGAATGGTGACTCTAGTGAAGAATCTTCAGGTTTCATTAGGTCAGCGTATTCAGAATCTGGCTTGGATGAGCAATGAAACAAAAGCAAAAGCTCAGGAGAAGTTATCTGCATTCCACGTAAAAATAGGATATCCTGATAAATGGAGAGACTATTCTGCATTGCAGATAAAGAATGATTCATATTGGGCAAATGTAGAACGTGCTAATCGTTTCGAAACTGCTTACATGATTAATAAGGCTAATAAACCGGTTGATAAGGATGAATGGCAAATGACTCCGCAAACTGTGAATGCATATTATAATCCTACCACAAATGAAATTTGCTTCCCTGCTGGAATCCTGCAATATCCTTTCTTTGATATGAATGCGGATGATGCTTTCAATTATGGAGCAATTGGTGTGGTAATAGGACATGAAATGACTCACGGATTCGATGATCAGGGTAGACAATATGATAAAGACGGAAACCTGAAAGACTGGTGGACTGCAGAAGATGCAAAGAACTTTGAAACTCGTGCAGCTGTAATGGCAAACTTCTTTGATAATATTGAAGTTGCTCCGGGTGTACATGCAAACGGTAAGTTTACTCTTGGTGAGAATATCGCCGATCACGGTGGTCTTCAGATTTCTTTCCAGGCATTTGAAAACGCAACAGCAAATGCTCCTCTTGGATCAATTGATGGTTTTACTCCTGAACAACGTTTCTTCCTGGCTTATGCAGGTGTCTGGGCAGGAAATATTCGTCCTGAAGCAATTCTGAGCCGTACAAAATCTGATCCTCACTCTTTAGGAGAATGGCGCGTAAACGGAGCTCTTCCTCAGATTGGCGCATGGTACAAGGCTTTCAATATCACTGATAAAGATCCAATGTATCTTCCTGTTGAGAAGAGAGTCTCTATTTGGTAA
- a CDS encoding CusA/CzcA family heavy metal efflux RND transporter, producing MIERIIHFSIKNKFIIGLFVVALIGWGTYSLTRLPVDAIPDITNNQVQIISLAPSLAVQEVESAITAPIEVAVANIPDIIELRSISRLGLSVITVVFKDNVDVYWARQQLSERLREAEEAIPPGLAKTELAPISSGLGEIFQYRLAVDKGYEHKYTPMELRTIQDWVVRREMLGTQGVADINSYGGFVKQYEIAVNPERLRSMNLTLTDIFGALEKNNENTGSAYIDKKPTAYFIRGIGLVKTLEDIEKIVVKSNSSGIPVLIRDIATVQYGNATRYGAFVVDTTEAVGGVVMMLKGANAHEVINNVETRIASIQKSLPKGVKIEPFLNRSDLVGRAISTVSRNLIEGALIVIFILVLLLGNIRAGLIVASVIPMSMLFAISLMNLFGVSGNLMSLGAIDFGLIVDGAVIIVESVVHRITQGKLHSSGVKVLSQEQMDESVFESAKRMMSSATFGQVIILIVYLPIMALVGIEGKMFRPMAQVVTFALIGAAILSLTYVPMISALFLSKKTEHKRSFSDKLMDNIHKAFNPVIAFALKRKLLVSVSAIVLFLSSLFVFSGLGGEFIPQLEEGDLAAGVVTLQGGSLTNTVEMVQKANKILLDNFPEVKHVVCKIGAGEIPTDPTPMETGDYIITLKNKSEWTSAKTREELVEKMQEKLIPLAGVKFEFQQPIQMRSNELLSGSKQDVAVKIFGDDLNTLADKAADVEKIIKKVQGVEDINVEKVTGLAQIQVNFNRDRLAQYGLSIDDVNRVLRAAFAGSQAGVVYDEEKRFDLVVRLDKDYRQNLDDVKSLSVAAPNGEQIPFEQLADISIKSGPAQVSREDTKRRITIGFNVRNRDVESVINDVTAKINKQVSLPTGYYVSYGGQFKNLEAAKDRLAIALPVALLLIFVLLFFTFHSVKQTLLIYTAVPMSAIGGIFALWIRGMNFSISAGVGFIALFGVAVLNGIVLISEFNRLEKKGVDDITERVIKGLQTRLRPVIMTAAAASLGFLPMALSTSAGAEVQKPLATVVIGGLITATLLTLIILPVFYILFSTHSFRALFKRKSTKVLSVSLFLLLGSAAFNNAEAQKPRSISLHDAIQLALENNLSVRSSSYSVDAQKALKGASLDLGKTNIEVQYGRFNSYTKDNSYTVSQSIAFPTVYINQGKLADAKVKSSEWQLKGSRLETATQVKQVYWQLAYLHSKQSLLSYQDSLFTGFLKAAELRAKVGETNKLEMITARSQNLEVKNQLRQTRADIGIFSRKLQTLLNTDIQFTPADSVLKRLEYIPVMDSLAIAQNPSLGYVQHQIEVSQIERKLEKSRMMPDFSIGYSSQTMVGTQDVNGIQRTFGRGDRFNAVQVGVAVPLWFVSGKSKNKAAKINEKIAQTNAESYSKELSGSYRSLIDEYSKYLGSVDYYEKQAIPEADLIIEQSTRSYKSGSMDYLDYVLSLDRALDIRQNYLDALNSYNQTIINIEYVTGKTF from the coding sequence ATGATAGAACGTATCATACATTTTTCGATAAAGAATAAATTCATTATCGGACTATTTGTTGTAGCCTTGATAGGTTGGGGAACGTATTCGCTTACCCGCTTACCTGTTGATGCTATACCGGATATTACTAATAATCAGGTGCAGATTATTTCACTTGCACCATCACTGGCAGTTCAGGAAGTTGAAAGTGCCATTACTGCACCTATAGAAGTTGCAGTAGCCAATATTCCTGACATTATTGAGCTTCGCTCTATTTCGCGTTTAGGGTTATCGGTTATAACCGTAGTGTTTAAAGACAACGTAGATGTTTACTGGGCACGCCAACAATTAAGCGAGCGGTTAAGAGAGGCAGAAGAGGCAATTCCTCCCGGACTTGCAAAAACAGAACTTGCCCCTATTTCATCCGGTTTGGGAGAAATCTTTCAATACCGTCTTGCCGTAGACAAAGGATATGAACACAAATATACTCCAATGGAATTGCGTACTATTCAAGATTGGGTGGTGCGTCGTGAGATGCTTGGTACACAGGGTGTGGCCGATATTAATAGCTATGGAGGTTTTGTAAAACAGTATGAAATAGCTGTAAATCCAGAAAGGCTTAGATCCATGAACCTTACATTAACAGATATTTTCGGAGCTCTCGAAAAAAACAATGAAAATACAGGAAGTGCTTATATAGATAAGAAACCTACTGCATATTTTATTCGCGGTATCGGTCTTGTGAAAACCCTCGAAGATATTGAAAAGATTGTTGTAAAGTCTAATTCATCTGGCATTCCTGTTTTAATAAGAGATATAGCCACCGTGCAATATGGTAATGCTACCCGTTATGGTGCATTTGTTGTTGACACAACCGAGGCTGTGGGAGGTGTAGTAATGATGCTTAAGGGGGCTAATGCACATGAAGTTATCAATAACGTTGAAACCCGAATTGCATCTATTCAGAAATCATTGCCAAAAGGCGTAAAAATAGAACCGTTCCTTAATCGTTCAGATCTTGTGGGACGTGCTATTAGTACTGTTTCCCGAAATCTTATTGAAGGTGCTTTAATCGTAATATTTATTCTCGTATTATTGCTGGGAAATATCAGGGCAGGGTTAATTGTTGCTTCAGTTATCCCTATGTCCATGCTATTTGCCATTTCGCTGATGAACTTATTTGGTGTGTCGGGTAACCTGATGAGTTTGGGAGCTATCGACTTTGGATTGATTGTTGACGGTGCGGTTATTATTGTAGAAAGCGTGGTACACCGCATTACTCAGGGTAAATTACACAGTTCGGGTGTGAAAGTTCTCTCGCAGGAACAAATGGATGAAAGTGTTTTTGAATCAGCCAAGCGAATGATGAGTTCTGCTACTTTCGGACAAGTTATCATTTTGATTGTTTATTTGCCAATTATGGCATTGGTAGGCATCGAAGGTAAGATGTTCCGCCCAATGGCTCAGGTGGTTACTTTTGCATTGATAGGGGCTGCAATCCTTTCGCTTACTTATGTACCAATGATTTCTGCATTGTTCCTCAGTAAAAAGACAGAGCATAAGCGGAGCTTTTCAGATAAGCTGATGGATAATATTCACAAAGCCTTTAATCCTGTTATAGCTTTTGCTCTTAAACGTAAATTGCTGGTTTCTGTTTCTGCAATTGTATTGTTCCTGTCAAGTCTGTTTGTATTCAGTGGCTTGGGTGGTGAATTTATTCCTCAGCTCGAAGAAGGTGATTTGGCCGCTGGCGTTGTTACTTTGCAGGGAGGCTCACTTACAAATACTGTTGAGATGGTTCAGAAAGCAAATAAGATTTTGCTTGATAATTTTCCGGAGGTAAAGCATGTGGTTTGTAAGATTGGTGCCGGTGAGATTCCTACAGATCCTACGCCAATGGAAACAGGCGACTATATTATTACGCTAAAGAATAAGAGTGAATGGACATCAGCTAAGACACGTGAAGAACTAGTTGAGAAGATGCAGGAGAAACTTATTCCTCTTGCCGGAGTGAAATTCGAGTTTCAACAGCCTATACAAATGCGTTCCAATGAACTCCTTTCCGGTTCCAAGCAGGATGTTGCCGTTAAAATATTTGGTGATGATCTCAATACTTTGGCCGATAAAGCTGCTGATGTGGAAAAGATAATAAAAAAGGTTCAGGGAGTTGAAGATATAAATGTTGAGAAAGTAACAGGTCTTGCACAAATACAGGTAAACTTCAATCGTGACCGTTTGGCACAATACGGACTTTCTATTGATGATGTAAACCGGGTTCTACGTGCTGCATTTGCCGGTAGTCAGGCTGGGGTTGTATATGACGAAGAAAAACGTTTTGATCTGGTAGTTCGTTTGGATAAAGATTACCGCCAGAATCTTGATGATGTAAAGAGCTTGTCGGTTGCAGCACCAAACGGAGAACAAATACCTTTTGAGCAGCTTGCTGATATTTCTATAAAATCCGGTCCGGCTCAGGTTTCAAGAGAAGATACCAAACGCCGTATTACTATTGGATTTAATGTTCGTAACAGAGACGTTGAAAGTGTTATTAATGACGTGACAGCTAAGATAAATAAACAAGTTAGCCTTCCCACAGGTTATTATGTTTCTTATGGTGGTCAGTTTAAGAATCTGGAAGCAGCTAAAGACAGACTTGCTATAGCCTTGCCGGTTGCATTGCTTTTAATCTTTGTTCTGTTGTTCTTTACTTTCCATTCTGTAAAACAGACCCTGCTTATATACACAGCAGTACCGATGTCTGCCATTGGTGGCATCTTTGCACTGTGGATACGTGGCATGAACTTCTCTATTTCTGCGGGAGTAGGTTTCATTGCCTTGTTTGGTGTGGCTGTGCTTAATGGTATAGTGCTTATCTCAGAATTCAACCGATTGGAAAAGAAAGGTGTTGATGATATTACGGAAAGAGTAATTAAAGGATTGCAAACACGTTTACGTCCTGTTATAATGACGGCCGCTGCTGCTTCGTTGGGTTTTTTACCAATGGCATTGTCAACCTCTGCTGGTGCAGAAGTACAAAAGCCTTTAGCTACAGTGGTTATTGGCGGACTTATCACAGCTACTTTGCTTACTCTGATTATTCTTCCGGTATTTTATATCCTGTTCTCTACTCATAGTTTCAGGGCTTTGTTCAAACGTAAATCGACAAAAGTGCTATCCGTTTCGTTGTTTTTACTTTTAGGATCAGCTGCTTTTAATAATGCAGAAGCGCAGAAACCAAGATCTATTAGTTTGCATGATGCTATTCAATTAGCTTTGGAGAATAACTTGTCTGTCCGTTCATCCAGTTATTCTGTAGATGCTCAGAAAGCATTGAAGGGTGCTTCATTGGATTTGGGAAAGACGAATATAGAAGTGCAGTATGGCAGGTTTAATTCGTATACTAAAGATAATAGTTATACCGTGTCGCAATCAATAGCCTTCCCTACGGTTTATATTAATCAGGGAAAACTGGCTGATGCTAAAGTGAAAAGCAGTGAATGGCAGCTAAAAGGTTCACGACTCGAAACAGCTACTCAGGTAAAACAGGTCTATTGGCAACTGGCATACCTGCACTCAAAGCAAAGCTTGTTAAGTTATCAGGATAGTTTGTTTACGGGTTTTTTGAAGGCTGCAGAATTAAGAGCTAAAGTAGGTGAAACCAATAAACTGGAAATGATTACTGCACGTTCTCAGAATCTCGAAGTAAAGAATCAATTGCGCCAGACAAGAGCTGATATTGGTATCTTTAGTCGTAAACTGCAAACACTGTTAAATACCGATATTCAGTTTACTCCTGCCGATTCTGTGTTGAAACGACTAGAGTATATTCCTGTAATGGACAGTCTGGCTATTGCTCAGAATCCTTCATTGGGATATGTGCAACATCAGATTGAGGTTTCACAGATTGAGCGAAAGCTTGAAAAAAGCAGGATGATGCCCGATTTCAGTATTGGATATTCCAGTCAGACAATGGTAGGAACGCAAGACGTAAATGGCATTCAAAGAACTTTTGGAAGGGGAGACCGTTTCAATGCAGT